From the genome of Panthera uncia isolate 11264 unplaced genomic scaffold, Puncia_PCG_1.0 HiC_scaffold_1721, whole genome shotgun sequence:
GCCACCGTCCATCTGCTGGAAAGAGAGTAGTGGGGGCACCTGCACCTCCCTGAGAACCCAGTCCGCGGCTCCTGCACTGCCGCTTCCTCTGCTGGGCAACAGGAACAGTACAGGCAGACTCACCTCCTTTTTGTCCCTTGCACCTCCCACAGGTTCCCGAGGAAATGAGTCGATGTCGGAATTCCTACACAGAACAGGAGCTGAAGCCCCTCACTCTAGAAGCACTGGGACGCCTGCGTAACGACGAGTCGGCTGACTACCAGCACTTCCTCCAGGACTGTGTGGATAGCCTGTTTAAAGAAGTCAAGGAGAAGTTTAAGGGCTGGGTCAGCTACTCCACATCGGAGCAGGCTGAACTGTCCTATAAGAAAGTAAGTCTTGCCCCCACTGTCAGCCAGTTGGGTTCCAGTGGTCAGGATTCAGGTTCATCAGAGATGAGACCCTGTGGCCGTGTTAACACGGCTGTCTGTGGGAATCTGTCACCCACTCCCTCCCTTGTAGATCTGGGCAGCCAGGTGATTCAGTTCCCCAGGTAAGAGTGGAAGAGTCCAGCAAGGAATAATAAATACACTTGTCAGAGGAATCCGACCATCTAATGAAATCTTCTGGGGCCACAGAATCACACTAGAGTCCCCTGGAATGTTTTACTAGTGGTATTGGGCTTTAAGGTGTTttatgacatgatcagatttttccataatttgctcAGAATCCCCTTGCACTGTCCTCTGTTCTCAGCCACTTTTCTCTTGGCCCTTTAATGAGTGGAGAGTACTTGGGGGAGAAATTAACTTGTTAGGACTAAAAGCCCCTTGAAGACAGGGGCATCTTGTATGGTTCAGCATGACAGGCCCGTGATAGTATTTCTTGGTCCTGTCTCTACCACcttgagaagaaataaacagtggGAGTGTCTGGATGGCCATGGAGGCTTTAGAATGGGTATATAAATCATCTGATTTTATTGCACTGACTCTAATATAGGCCCCAAGAGAACAGATGTTAATAATTTTGACTGGAAAATTAGTCTAAGGCCAGGCTTTCTGGCCTGCTCCTGAATATACTTGGGAACACCAGCATATAGATAGTAATTAGCCCCTAAACACGTGACCATAAATCGAGCTGGCAGTTTGCCTTCAAAGTGTAGGTGTGTGTGAATTGTAGCACTGAAAAATGCATCCTCTTTTCAGGTGAGCGAAGGACCGCCTCTGAGGCTTTGGAGGTCAACCATCGAAATCCCTGCTATGCCTGAGGAGATCTTAAAGCGCCTCCTTAAAGAGCAGCACCTCTGGGATGTAGACCTTTTGGATTCAAAAGTGATTGAAATCCTAGACAGCCAAACTGAAATTTACCAGTATGTCCAAAACAGTATGGCGCCCCACCCTGCCCGGGACTACGTTGTTTTGAGGTGAGAGTTTCCAAAATGATTACCGTGGCAAGGATGAGCCTGGTGTCACTGAATATGACAAGATGGTGAAATTATGTAAAACGGAAGGTGTGGGACCCTTGCAAATATGGGAAGTGTATCCGTATGTATTCCAACAGTGTGTCCATCGCTGAAAATGGTTGGAACACTTTTGGAACTGAAGTCAGAATCAGAGGCACATTCAGTTGAATATGCTCATTGGTAGCAGATTCTTGCCCCTTTAAGGACAGATTTTTCTCACCAGAAACAGCAAGTGAATGCATAAGCCAGCAAATAACATTTAAGTCCCAAGTGCGCTGTGGTTAAAGCTGAATTATATGTAATTCGTAAATTCTCTGGAGACATGATTGAAAGAGGAATTCCAGAAATCTTTGAGGAAATGTCCCGTCATTAGTCCAGAGCTTTCCAATAGAGCAACCCTGATCTGGATGTCCATGTACAAATCCATTTGCGAAATGTAAAAATGGCTTTCATTGACACTTCAAATTGGTTCTCTTTCAAAGAACTGACATGTGAATATATACTCACTATAGTGACTCTGCACAGAGTTACTCATTCAAGAGCCCTTGCACAATAGTTCAAAGGATACCGTCTCCAGGACTGGGTCACACAGCGTAGCCACCGATCCTGCCCCTTAGCTTCTGAGTGTGGGGCCCCATTTTAAACTTGGCTTCCAGAAAATTCCATCTTTTTTACTCTGATTTTGTTTCTGCAGAACATGGAGGACTAATTTACCTAAGGGGGCATGTGCCCTTTTACTCACCTCTGTGGATCACGACCGGGCACCTGTGGTGGGGGTGAGAGTCAACGTGCTCCTGTCCAGGTATCTGATCGAACCCTGCGGGTCAGGGAAATCCAAACTCACCTACATGTGCAGAGCCGACTTAAGGTACGTTCTGATTCTAATTTCTGACACGGTGAGGGTCATGAAGGAGATGAGACTTTTTGTCTGACACAGAGAATGGCTTAAATGAACACATCATTGTGTCTTGTCTGTTCCCTAAAGAGCAGTTTTTGTAAAGTAACACCTTCGTGTTTCTTGGTGTTTGGGGGATGGCTTCCTGATTTCTATCCCTTAGAGAATGTGGTACTAAAGCAACACGAATACTCTGGTTCTGACATGAATTTAAAGCCACAGGAAATGAGAGTTTGAAGTAGCAGGCAGATGATTCTCATTTTACATTCAAAGATACTTGAATATATGACATACCCTTTTAGTAATTAATTAGGCCTGTGCTCTGTGCCATTGACGAATGTGTGTTCCTATTAGAAAATTTGTGAAATACAGCAATACAGACAAAAACATGAACCTCTAAAAAACTTTCCAAAGTGGTTAAATTCTCATTTGAAGTCTTTACATCTCAGTACTTTTTCAACTGTCTGTGTGACTGTAATCTGTTTTTGTTCTATATGCTAAAACTTTTCCCAAACAATGTCACTCAATATCTGTACTCAGTATGTTGTTCCTTGAGAAACTTCTGGTTCCAGAGGTGTAACAGATGTGCCAGGAGATTATCTTGGAATACGATCTTTACTTACAAGGTTTCTGGATcaagaaatggaaatgtattcCGAATTCCCTCCAGCTTAGTTCAGTGTTTTCCAGTTTGAAGACTCCATGTGCTTTTCCTTCCCATTATAGGGGCCACATGCCAGAGTGGTACACAAAATCTTTCGGACATTTGTGTGCAGCTGAAGTTGTGAAGATCCGAGACTCTTTCAATAATCAGAACACTGAAACCAAAGACCCCAAATCTAGGTGATTACTGAAGCCAAGCGACTGCGTCCGCCGTCTGGATAGTTGTTTCTAGAATTCTTGCCAGTCCTTGGAAGAATGCGTTCTGAGTCTAATCTGAAACAAAGCAAACGACAAGTTGGAGTGTAGGAATTGACTTTTCGTGATTTAAGACATTTTCAAAGCTGCTTCCTGTTTGTTTAAGGTCTAGAGTACAGACCTTGACTGGAATATGTAAgactgtgcaaaaaaaaaaaaaaaaaaaaaaagtattcttatcCAAACTGCTTCTGAGAAGCAAAACTATAAATacatcatgaaaaataatgaagatactTCATTCTCTTGTGATTCTGGCGTATGTGTACCTATGTCATTTTATTTGCAGCGTGCTGAGGGACTGGCGTATCCACTGGAATAGTTGGTACTCTTTGACATGTTTCTCACTGAGATGAGCAAAGAAAGGTTTGCACAgaggagtgtgtgtatgtgtgtttgttgcTGGTCGAATGGCACAGATGTATACGTTGgaacacagtgtctggcacactgAGATGCCTCCCAGGAGGATACTGATGCGTCAGGTTCAGTTTAACCTGGAATATCTGACTGCCCATGGATCCATGCAGAAAGGGAACCCCAAAACCCTCgcccacttattttttttccaagtcattAAGCACATTCCTTTTTTTACCAACCTCCTCTTTCCTTAAAGTAATTGTAGTAGCTTGATTCCGCTGTCCCGTCTCAAACACAGTACGTCTTTAGATCTGATTGCAAATAGTGATACACTTTTTACCCGGTATAGATCAGGTCAGGGAAGAAACtccgcccgccccacccccttccccacccttacTAGCTCCAGAGCACAGttttattgtgtgtttttgtgtttgttttttaagtcgaGATGTAACAACTGAACACTCTAACATCTCCTCAGTCGAGCCCCAGAACTTTTTACCTGCTGGAATTTTTTGCATTTTCATGTTTCGAACCCAAACTCTTGAAGACATACTGAAAACATAGGAAACTACGTCTGTCCCAAGGAAATCCCTGTAAATTTAAACCAAGGTATTAAAATTTAACAACAGGCGTGGATTCTGGTTATTCGTAGCGCTTCTGAAAGCTGCCCATACTTAGTAATTGGATCTGTCCTTTTCAGCAAATAGGTTTTCtggttttgtgactttttttttcccccctcggCTTTGTTTtccctacatttctttttcttcccctttataATGATGCCCCTGGAATGTATGTTAGTGGTAAATGAAAATAGCTATTatagaaagaaaacccaaaaaaagTGCCAGCACCGTTTTTTGGAAGGGTGGTCTTTATACAGGTTTTACCGTAACCGTGAAGATTGACTCATGAGACAGTATTAGTGACTTTATTTTGTATGGATCAAAAGTGAATAATGTATGAATGAGAGTTGTAAGAaggagttttattttgttataacatATTATAGTTACCATTGTCAGTGTTATTTCAAAGGTTCTTTGAAGAATTTGCAGCGGGGGAAgattagagttttaaaatttgagtatttTGGATATCAGTGTTCCTTATGAAGATATACTTGTATATGCAATTTTAATAGCTTTCAGATTTGTAAGATTGTATGTTGTATATACCATTCTATTAAGATAAAGAAACATGTCCACATGTCCACTGTGCTTTCAAACCTAGATAAAGCAtgacaaaaattattatttaaaatatacttgtatTTATACCTCAGatattcttttgggttttgtacctcaatgcttttttttttttcctaatgtaaaTACACTTTACATGAATACagtctaagtaaaaaaaaataaaagaagaggttTATAACTTGCTCTATATCTGTACAGAATATAATCCGTAAGTGCACtattaaatgtttaaagtaaGGGAAAGGTCTGGCCTGCTTTCCTTTGTATCGCATCTCACGCCTACCCTTAGAACCACAGATTGCAAAGCATATCATCCTGGCATCAGCcaaaatgaaaatcagatttGCTGAAGGAAAAATGGGACTGCAAATAATTTCAAGGCCAAACtgcaactgagccactcactaACAAACAGGAAACCCTAGTGAAGGTTCAGGAAGCATGGAGATGCTGTCCTAACAAAGGTCGTTAGGAAACGATGCTGAGAAAGTTATAAGAATAAGGAACCAGGAAGAGTAAGATGCTCATATAAGCAAAGCCAAGGTCACCGTTTAATTCCACAAAAGGTCTCTTTCCCACTGTTCAGCTTTCCTGTGGAAAGGATTCCTTAACATATTTGACAACAGGAGAATTCAGAGGATGTGAATGTTCCAAGAACTCTGTGTAAGTCACCTAAAGTGATATTGCCACAACTTACTAATTGTGACTCATCACCTAGattgtaagctctttgagggcagggctCTCCTCCACATCTTTATAACCCCCTACAGCGGCTTTCAGCGTTTTGTACTTGTAGGCAcctaataaatttattatttgctaAATGGAACTGGTTGAATTAGCTTCTGTCacttgaaaaggaagagaatctaGGATGCCGTCTAAGCCCTCGCTTTGGTTCATCACTGCCCATTTTGAGATTGTGCAGAGTGGACATTGTCACACCTAATGGGATCTTAAAGTATAAACTGGTGAAGACGTGCGGAGACCCTATATAGGGGCTGTGGACGCTGATGGTAAATTGAAGAGTTCTTTGCGATGCAATTTTAATCAATCTTGTTTCTTGGAAACTGATATCCCTTTTAGAAGAGGTTTTATTTTGACAAACACTCACTCTGGGCATAGTAAAGGGAAAAAACCAAACCtcgtaatttttaaaaagacacaaaggctttttttttttttttaatgtgtgcccCTGCCTCCAGACCTGGTTTCCtcagaactaaataaaataaagatcaaaacatAACATATTAAGCCTGAAATACCTACTACTTTGTTTGACAGGCTGCAGAAGGTTACCAGGATGGAGGAGACATCCTTACAGACCCCATTACAGATTGAGTGGAGTCAATTATTCAGCCCCTACTGTTTACCTCACACTGTGCTCAGTCCTGAAGATACAGCGGTGAGCACCTCACCCTGCCCTCCCAGAACTGAAATCTCACAGACACTAACGTAGAAATGATACACCATGTCCTGACGGAGGACAGGTTCCTGTGTACCCAGGGGGGCAGCTTAAGTTCTTAATTGAACAAAACTCAAGATAACTATATGCAAAGCATCTTGCTTACCAATTTGTAGATAGAATAACTTGGAAAATTCTAACAAATAGTTCTttaagagatttctttttaagagctGATTGAGACAAGTGAGATTTTTTGGAAagtaaaatctaaagaaaaataaaggaaaatgatccagatcagtactttttttttttttaacatttgttcatttttgagaggcagagacagagcacaagcgggggagggatagagagagagggaaacctagaatctgaagcaggctccaggctcagagctgtcagcacagagcccgacgtggggctcgaactcacaaaccgtgagatcatgacctgaaccgaagtcagacacttaaccgactgagccacccagatgcccccaaatcaGTACTTTCTAACATCACTAGttagggtgtgtgtatgtgtgtgtgtgtgtgtataggcaAGGACAAAGGCTATAATGGTGTGTAGAATTTTGTAGCACCATTCATGGGTCTTTATTCTACTTCTGTGCACTTTACACACTTAATTTAAGCTTCACACATACCCCATGAAGCATAAGTATTATTCTAAAATAAGGATATACCTTAGGTAGTGACAAATTAAGGTCCGCAGAGCCAGAAGAAGGAGCCAAGACTCCAGCCCAGGTCCACTACCCGTCCATCTCCCCTTTGTTGACCTTACCTAATTAGGAGATAAATGTCTCATCGTAACAGCCAATCCATATGGCCCCAGCATCAAAATTGAGAAGAACTCTAGGAAAAATGGAGGTTCATAGCAAAACAATCACATTAATCCACATCTCGAATTCAATTGTCCCTATTCCTGAGATGCTTAAGGTGAAATTacataggtaaaaataaatatgaggcaAAGTTTTGTTTCAAGTTAAGGCTTGAAAGACCTTACAGTTGTGTTGGCAAATTGAATATATGGTTTGAAATGTACAGAGACTCCACTTAGGCCTCCCTGTGAAACAGGAGAGATTCTCCCCCACCTGCCAGCACAGAATAGGCTTGTGCTCTGACTGCAATCTGCCCAACCCCTCTGATCTTGCATTGCTTCAGGGTTACAAAGGGAACATCTCCCTACAGGCTTCTTAACTTGCATCCCAGGACCAGAACCCCGGTCCTGTGACTTTCTGCAATACCTCATTATGCCGGGATTCCCACCACACAAGCATGTCACAAAATACAACTGAGATCTTTGTGAAGGTGCTTTGAAAAGCAAGGGCTATTGAAAGGTAAAGGAGCTTTCATGAAAGCAAAGTGGGATTTGGCCCAAATGCTTTACCTCACCCGCCTGTTGAAGCATACATTAATGATTATAAAGCAGAAATCCtaaacaatgagatcatggcATGCATGCCATCTTGGTGTTCCATCAGGATGAAATTTGCCCAAggaatttaaattccatttgccTAAGGAATGCAAATTACAAAAGACCTCAAAGAGCCTGTGGCAGGGGGGGAACTCAGGTGCGTCTGTGCAGTTGCAATGAAGTTGGGCCCATTCTCCGGGGGATGATCAGTCCTTTGCAGTCAGGGAGTTTGCTAAATCATGTTGGCAGCGGCAGCCCAAAGTAATTACCCTTGCTGTGTATACACAGTTCCCATTAGGGCCGCGGTTTGGCTGTCTGGGCCCAAGGCTGTGTTGACACCTATCGCATAAACACCTCCTTGCAGAGATTTTTCATCtcattgcacttaaaaaaaaaaaaaaaatttagttcagGGCTAGAAACATGGCCCCTCATAGGgaattttcatctctctctctctctatctctctctctcctatcaaGATGCAAAGCATTTTGGAAAGCAAAAGCCTCGCTCTCCTTGTGACTCTGAGAATGGCTCTCATCAACCATGGTGAAAGACTTGATGCTCTAAAAATGGTCTAATTCCCAAGGAAATTGTTTCAAAAAGCTTTGTAGGTTACAGGCACTTTTCAAGTACAAGTGTGTTTGGCTCAAGTCTGAATGGACTTGTTAAGCTACCGCATATTAAGCATTATAATGTGTGAGGTACTGGGATGTGTGTATTGCATACAGTAAATGTCACATGTAAATTTCATAGCAGTCCTTTGAAGGAGGCCTCATTagactcattttataaatgaaaaagctCAAAGAGGTCGGGAggcttaaagaaataaagtagctATCTAATATTTGCAAAGGGACTCAAATATTTGGGACTCTAATATTTGCAAAGGGGCTCAAGACATTCTAGAGCCTGTACAATAGAACATTCTGCCGTGATGGAAATATTCCCTCGCTGTGCTACTAAAGTAGGTACTAGCACATGTGGCTGTTGAACACTGGAAATGTGGCTAATGCAACCAAGATGCTGAAcgcttgctttcatttcttttttgttagctttggggctccagggtggctcagtcagttaagcatcccattgtggctcgggtcatgatctcacggtcaatgagctcgagccccgtgttgggctcagtgctgacagctcagagcctggagcctgcttcaaattctaggtctccttctccctctctgcccctcccccactcatgctctgtctctctcaaaaataaacatttaaaagttttttaattttttactagtttaaatttaaatagccacatgtagctagtggctactgtattggtgcaagttctatttcaaaaatcaaagaatatttCCAAGGAATCCAATTCCCATCTCTCTTCCACCTATCACAAAATTcttaaagaaggagaaaggaaggaaggaaggaaggaaggaaggaaagaggaagaaagaaagaagagaaataaagagaaagagaaaagaaaggaaagaaagaaaggagaggaggagaggaaaggggatgggggggtggggagaagagtggaagagaggaaaggaaagaaagaagaaaatatggtaaatttttattaaaatctccCTGGCcacatttcagctcaggtaactcCACATTCCACCAGCCATGAGACTATGTCTCCTCTAACCTATGACCAGCTTCTTGTGTTTCTCAAGCTTGAACTGGATGACCTCTTTCCTTTGCTGCTAGAGCATGTGTACTTTTCCAAACCAGAGATAAAGATGTAGCTGATCCGAAAGAATGTTTAATAATTCCGAATATTCTGTTCTGTTGGCCGCAATCAAAGGAAGCCTCACAGATGTTGCT
Proteins encoded in this window:
- the LOC125917337 gene encoding rho GTPase-activating protein 7, translated to MQRKQSLGKPDQKDLNENLAATQGLAHMIAECKKLFQVPEEMSRCRNSYTEQELKPLTLEALGRLRNDESADYQHFLQDCVDSLFKEVKEKFKGWVSYSTSEQAELSYKKVSEGPPLRLWRSTIEIPAMPEEILKRLLKEQHLWDVDLLDSKVIEILDSQTEIYQYVQNSMAPHPARDYVVLRTWRTNLPKGACALLLTSVDHDRAPVVGVRVNVLLSRYLIEPCGSGKSKLTYMCRADLRGHMPEWYTKSFGHLCAAEVVKIRDSFNNQNTETKDPKSR